The Sylvia atricapilla isolate bSylAtr1 chromosome 3, bSylAtr1.pri, whole genome shotgun sequence genome has a window encoding:
- the LOC136358656 gene encoding interferon-induced very large GTPase 1-like encodes MASHEDTQEGDEKAQLLAEAFQKEGLDAGYWLPKLSQILGIKCREALQHLEYKDYLRLECEVQHPWEKKALQKVLKIRHEKTTIKEVQREHLEKTKQRQEVAKRALKDLTEMHNSRSHSQYAVRHKAETLWQAMEIPKEFWPPPEKPLADMLESMQKQLEQQELSAVRRENIPDTEVLRRASGGLALQGIYRTSRPEDVLAKREQLLKVPEGFQLTDPDQGLLLERKEFSSSAAESTFTKTIEQLGFSMSVSAKADLWKVLLRGSVDHSSSSQSQDTHQSHSEQSYFCSTKYQYIPLASCYFQRHQLLLSDAALQELQDMEPLLSFTQEDKALLLDRCERFFSRFGSHINQSPLHFGGIFWWKASTEGFRAEKWEELKGQTCEALNSLVRGSWGGFLASAAGASDVSKSSSKASVMGRAGDSSHTAIQLSMVNTGGPPDTASLPHWRTGLVSDNTTWCVIDRGFELIPVWDIILCNHIRDFKSVGQMSRALKAAYKELTNQRVRTTFGEEIEIAVQEARDFMETLKAWEVTVDERKLLMLMELKDDLNAKTRNPSVWINVCLSDKALQDFLVNTVRSCQESPPENTSSIKVMLRSLLDPHIYSVKDFPEASFIMQWISQTEHVLPRPPKVSELGELIKTLQQMKEHIHAVTYAPGSSASAIHEAKIEATQTSSLAIYSLLQSLQERAQKDLELLVLLIATSTGYQVESSSFQHLLGHPEIQYMAKEMEAAHEEYVNLKEQDADRAEASLLLTGLTVTIESQELSLEQKRDHLVFMEDHMKGLWSPRIKNLLQKHSGDEDWKRLERDLRSLISGRLDEKWDKQRMQNILSDLEDTFATPEPPSHSQSGPDSSQSKANEATANQEFLQLLKRLGLENHYPRKMGMGDFHTICKTSLQDSQPSKDTELQCYFLQKLLMMDYQVRYLTCGDENKPKLAPLRQTTEKEHQHSDSFEQFFDDSEEAASHCASGDRHVHPMDLQMAIFHCADDFLRQTLATKLAFCQLALPLLVPNPCTSHIEFPLYALSQIQRSWKEVGKSGNTSGTKSYNNKLIFQAQTPIVSFIRIGSSASSSKSQLLNALLSRRKHDTFFHRHCRGSTRERLLMEGVVEIAWYCPRGSPDDTFECCVAFCNLHGDARDHGAQLQFLQEISAVNVALVSDLEHMDSRGKEVLQSLWQSQRPLVCLLTEKECVAAARPSKNIKIGMKNRNEAELMDQLTNIIWDRLEGSSHCFSLDTCLDKARQHGFVADVDQPTCGTAKAKAKELVDLLKKEKLSEIKSQLLPLQGKLWYQWCKKDKELTRLQEKRNKSIEHHCSQIEYDKRSIRRKQLEQAFPLNPLMKSFLVFLQTQPADTKKYFLQWMKVFMDELSWGRLEELRRDYHKLWSEIRTGKKSQEKNNVNAELRNQLDCISDELNDSSIGLEHLLREVGQIYEAQEVMNSMNESFFKLPEIAAELMVLGYPLELMDGDTSYLPLRWVGAIFDSLIERLGDKRVFVLSVLGIQSTGKSTLLNAMFGLQFNVSAGRCTRGAFMQLIPVGQELQQDLGFDFVLVVDTEGLRSIEMANKQSLKHDNELATFVIGVGNMTVINVFGENPSEMQDVLQIAVQAFLRMKKVNLSPSCFFVHQNVGEATAMEQNMEGRRRLQEKLDEMTVVAAQQEFCDISSFSDVIGFDVKTHIHYFAHLWEGNPPMAPPNLTYSQNVQQLKSKILQAAQRQSQRSILRLSSLKDRIGDLWNALLNENFVFSFKNSLEIAAYRELESAFSQWTWKLRSHVLDVQMRLDNRIRNGDLQNVTREHLEGLVQVKSDAIEKEVEKYFREDSEILVQWKSSTELKLKELKETLLHEMKKKCEKLIELQKEQRKLDARKLQYEDELLRRSRELAVSLKGKSLSESELRDNFTVVWNKWIAEVSRGTPERPQEQVDIDVEIEDVLLEHFKEPGFQERIRSYPKGRQFCFNLEKHFMINKHSGVTTKKIRDADVIRLQHITDKIIMSVKTNIDKKEQEKRDYCRSFIHEILNEVQEGVKSVPSDTKCTFNKEYSIDLSLYLCKMAAERFKAMHEAFQKANDPVVYLSSKREDFLQCFQISCQGATSITTFACFLCDKIEPALRQAVYERTAKDIAEDMQGRFPDFRGSRANLEVCILRYLAEEENFEYFKQYLKFPKEFFQSYIERRVKSHCLDGNRRLEKFLCSSLNLLYRNILSAVSLSTQIVKDRKDREDKISLLLDEFCRQLTEVISLPRSDMKGIEHQEVTDIEFLSSAMVGNLSDLRDRLLKEFADADMSSFSTQPHTILAEQFVGCWEQCPFCGAVCTNTMQGHDGDHQLIFHRLRAFVGAKWNETDHLVIDICSSLVASDGLFKVGDSELIPYKTYRHAGCPFSTWNILPDSSTQAYWKWFVSHFRTQLEALYNGKFQGKGEIPEAWQRITKQEVLSELDRR; translated from the coding sequence ATGGCTTCACATGAGGACACACAGGAGGGGGATGAAaaggcacagctcctggcagaggcaTTTCAGAAGGAAGGATTGGATGCTGGATACTGGCTGCCCAAGCTGTCACAGATCCTGGGAATCAAGTGCAGAGAAGCCCTGCAACATCTGGAATATAAAGACTACCTCAGGTTGGAGTGTGAGGTACAGCACCCCTGGGAGAAGAAGGCACTCCAGAAAGTCCTGAAAATAAGACATGAGAAAACAACCATTAAAGAGGTGCAGAGAGAGCACTTGGAGAAGACAAAGCAGAGACAAGAAGTGGCCAAACGAGCCCTGAAGGATCTGACAGAAATGCACAACAGCCGCAGCCACAGCCAGTATGCTGTGAGGCACAAAGCAGAGACTCTGTGGCAAGCCATGGAGATTCCCAAAGAGTTCTGGCCACCACCAGAGAAACCCTTGGCAGATATGCTGGAGAGCatgcagaagcagctggagcagcaggagttgTCAGCAGTCAGGAGGGAGAACATCCCTGACACGGAGGTGCTGAGGCGGGCATCGGGGGGACTGGCCCTGCAGGGCATCTACAGAACCAGCAGACCTGAAGATGTGCTGGCAAAGCGAGAGCAGCTCCTCAAGGTTCCTGAGGGATTCCAGCTCACTGATCCAGATCAAGGTTTGCTGCTTGAGAGGAAAGAGTTCTCATCTTCTGCAGCAGAATCCACTTTCACCAAGACCATAGAGCAGCTGGGGTTCAGCATGAGTGTTTCTGCCAAAGCTGACTTGTGGAAGGTCCTTCTAAGAGGAAGTGTAgatcacagcagctcctcacagtcACAGGACACCCACCAGTCTCACTCTGAGCAGAGCTACTTTTGCAGCACCAAGTACCAGTACATCCCTCTGGCCTCCTGCTACTTCCAAAGACATCAGCTTCTCCTCTCGGATGcggctctgcaggagctgcaagaCATGGAGCCGCTCTTGAGCTTCACTCAGGAAGACAAGGCCCTCCTGCTGGATAGGTGTGAGAGGTTCTTCAGCAGGTTTGGGTCCCACATAAACCAGAGTCCCCTCCACTTTGGGGGGATATTCTGGTGGAAGGCATCCACAGAAGGATTCCGAGCTGAGAAGTGGGAAGAGTTGAAGGGACAAACATGTGAAGCACTGAACAGCCTTGTCAGAGGCAGCTGGGGTGGCTTCCTGGCAAGTGCTGCAGGGGCCTCAGATGTTTCTAAATCCAGCTCAAAAGCTTCTGTCATGGGGAGAGCTGGAGACAGTTCCCATACAGCAATTCAGCTCTCCATGGTCAACACAGGGGGCCCcccagacacagcttctcttccTCACTGGAGAACAGGGCTCGTGTCAGATAACACAACGTGGTGCGTTATCGACCGTGGCTTTGAGCTGATCCCAGTATGGGACATCATCCTGTGCAATCACATCAGGGATTTTAAGTCTGTGGGTCAGATGAGCAGAGCCCTCAAGGCTGCGTACAAAGAGCTGACAAATCAGAGAGTTAGAACTACTTTTGGAGAGGAAATAGAAATTGCAGTGCAAGAGGCCAGAGATTTCATGGAGACTCTGAAGGCTTGGGAGGTGACGGTGGATGAAAGAAAGCTGCTCATGCTGATGGAGCTAAAAGATGATCTGAATGCAAAAACCAGGAACCCCAGTGTGTGGATCAACGTGTGCCTGTCAGACAAAGCCCTGCAGGACTTCCTGGTGAACACTGTGCGCAGCTGCCAGGAGTCACCTCCAGAAAACACCAGCTCTATCAAGGTGATGTTGAGAAGCCTCCTGGATCCTCATATCTACTCTGTCAAGGACTTCCCTGAGGCTTCCTTCATTATGCAATGGATCTCCCAGACTGAGCATGTGCTTCCCAGACCTCCCAAAGTCTCTGAGCTTGGAGAGCTCatcaaaacactgcagcaaATGAAGGAGCACATCCATGCTGTCACCTATGCACCAGGAAGCTCTGCTTCTGCCATTCATGAAGCAAAGATAGAAGCCACCCAGACCAGCAGCCTGGCCATTTATTCCTTACTCCAGTCTCTCCAGGAACGGGCCCAGAAAGACCTGGAACTGTTGGTGCTCTTGATTGCCACCAGCACAGGGTACCAGGTGGAAAGCAGCAGTTTCCAGCACCTCCTTGGACACCCAGAAATTCAGTACATGGCCAAGGAAATGGAAGCGGCACATGAGGAGTACGTGAACCTGAAGGAGCAAGATGCCGACAGAGCTGAGGCCTCCCTCCTGCTGACGGGTCTGACTGTGACAATTGAAAGTCAAGAGCTGTCCCTTGAGCAGAAGAGGGATCATTTAGTTTTCATGGAAGATCACATGAAAGGCTTGTGGTCTCCACGGATAAAAAATCTCCTTCAAAAGCACAGTGGAGATGAAGATTGGAAGAGGCTGGAACGGGACTTGCGTTCCTTGATCAGTGGGCGCTTGGATGAGAAATGGGATAAACAGAGGATGCAAAACATACTCAGTGACCTGGAAGACACTTTCGCAACACCTGAGCCCCCCAGTCACTCCCAATCAGGGCCAGATAGCAGTCAATCCAAAGCAAATGAAGCCACTGCAAACCAGGAGTTCCTCCAGTTGCTCAAGCGTCTTGGACTGGAAAATCACTACCCAAGAAAAATGGGGATGGGAGATTTCCACACCATCTGCAAGACATCACTGCAGGACAGCCAGCCCAGCAAGGACACAGAACTGCAATGTTACTTCTTGCAAAAGCTGTTAATGATGGATTACCAGGTGAGGTACTTGACATGCGGGGATGAGAACAAGCCAAAACTTGCACCCCTGCgacaaaccacagaaaaagaGCACCAACACTCAGACTCCTTTGAACAGTTTTTTGATGATTCGGAGGAAGCAGCCTCTCACTGTGCAAGCGGGGACCGCCATGTGCACCCCATGGACCTGCAGATGGCCATTTTCCATTGTGCTGATGACTTCCTGAGACAGACCCTTGCAACCAAGCTGGCCTTCTGCCAACTGGCGCTGCCTCTGCTGGTGCCCAACCCATGCACTTCACACATCGAGTTCCCGCTCTACGCCCTCAGCCAAAtccaaaggagctggaaagagGTGGGGAAGTCAGGAAATACGTCTGGAACAAAGAGTTACAACAACAAACTCATCTTTCAGGCCCAGACACCCATCGTGTCCTTCATCCGCATTGGCAGCTCGGCCTCCTCTTCCAAGTCTCAGCTCCTGAACGCTCTGCTGAGCAGACGCAAACACGACACTTTCTTCCACCGCCACTGCAGGGGCAGCACCAGAGAGCGTTTGCTGatggaaggggtggtggagatTGCCTGGTACTGCCCCCGCGGGAGCCCCGATGACACCTTTGAGTGCTGCGTGGCTTTCTGTAACCTGCATGGAGACGCCAGGGATCACGGAGcacagctgcagttcctgcaggaGATATCTGCTGTCAACGTGGCTCTTGTGTCTGACTTGGAGCACATGGACAGCAGGGGGAAAGAGGttctgcagagcctgtggcagTCGCAAAGGCCTTTGGTTTGtcttctcacagaaaaagaGTGTGTTGCAGCTGCCAGACCGagtaaaaacataaaaataggGATGAAGAACAGAAACGAAGCAGAATTGATGGACCAGCTGACCAACATTATCTGGGATCGTCTAGAAGGATCTAGTCATTGTTTTAGCTTGGACACCTGCTTGGACAAAGCTCGCCAGCACGGATTCGTAGCGGATGTAGATCAACCCACCTGTGGGACAGccaaagcaaaggcaaaggAGCTGGTGGACcttctgaagaaagagaagctgTCTGAGAtcaaatcccagctgctgccacttcAAGGAAAACTGTGGTACCAGTGGTGCAAAAAGGACAAAGAACTCACTCGCTTGCAGGAGAAGAGGAACAAGAGCATTGAGCATCATTGCAGCCAAATTGAATATGACAAGAGATCAATAAGAAGGAAGCAACTTGAACAAGCTTTCCCTCTCAACCCACTGATGAAATCATTCCTTGTCTTTCTCCAGACCCAGCCAGCAGATACCAAGAAATACTTCCTGCAGTGGATGAAGGTCTTTATGGACGAGCTGTCGTGGGGTCGCCTTGAAGAACTGAGGAGGGACTATCACAAGTTATGGTCTGAAATCcggacaggaaagaaaagccaggaaaaaaacaatgtgAATGCTGAGTTGCGGAATCAGCTGGACTGCATCTCTGATGAACTCAATGATTCATCCATCGGCCTGGAGCACCTTCTGAGAGAGGTAGGGCAGATTTATGAAGCTCAGGAAGTAATGAACTCCATGAATGAGAGTTTTTTCAAACTGCCAGAAattgcagcagagctgatggtTTTGGGATATCCTTTGGAGCTGATGGATGGGGACACTTCTTACCTGCCCTTGCGCTGGGTGGGAGCAATCTTTGACAGCTTAATTGAGAGGCTGGGGGACAAACGAGTGTTTGTGCTCTCGGTGCTGGGCATCCAGAGCACGGGCAAGTCCACCCTGCTGAATGCCATGTTTGGTCTGCAGTTCAACGTCAGCGCGGGGAGATGCACCCGCGGAGCCTTTATGCAGCTGATCCCAgtgggccaggagctgcagcaagaCCTGGGCTTTGATTTTGTGCTGGTGGTTGACACAGAGGGCCTTCGTTCCATCGAGATGGCCAATAAACAGTCCCTGAAGCATGACAATGAGCTGGCCACCTTTGTCATTGGTGTTGGCAACATGACTGTGATCAACGTCTTTGGAGAAAATCCATCAGAAATGCAAGATGTTCTCCAGATTGCTGTGCAGGCTTTCCTGAGGATGAAGAAAGTCAATCTTTCCCCAAGCTGCTTCTTTGTCCACCAAAATGTAGGGGAAGCAACTGCCATGGAGCAGAACATGGAAGGACGAAGGCGtttgcaggaaaagctggatgaAATGACTGTGGTAGCTGCtcagcaggaattctgtgaCATCTCCTCTTTCAGTGATGTCATTGGCTTTGATGTGAAGACCCACATTCACTACTTTGCTCACTTGTGGGAAGGAAACCCCCCAATGGCACCACCCAACCTCACCTACAGCCAGAACGTCCAGCAACTCAAGAGCAAAAtcctccaggctgcccagaggcAGTCTCAGCGCAGCATTTTGAGGCTCTCAAGCCTAAAAGATCGGATTGGTGACCTCTGGAATGCTTTGCTGAatgaaaactttgttttcagcttCAAGAATTCCCTGGAGATTGCTGCCTACAGGGAACTGGAAAGTGCCTTTAGTCAGTGGACCTGGAAGCTGAGGAGTCATGTCTTAGACGTCCAGATGAGGCTGGACAACAGAATTCGGAATGGGGACTTGCAGAATGTCACCAGAGAACACCTGGAAGGGCTGGTGCAAGTGAAAAGTGATGCCATTGagaaagaagtggaaaagtATTTCAGGGAAGACTCTGAGATACTGGTGCAGTGGAAAtcaagcacagagctgaagcTGAAAGAGCTGAAAGAGACTCTTcttcatgaaatgaaaaagaaatgtgagaaaCTTATTGAGCtacagaaggagcagaggaaacTGGATGCAAGGAAGTTGCAATATGAAGATGAGCTCCTGAGAAGGAGTAGGGAGCTGGCTGTGAGTTTGAAAGGGAAGAGTCTCAGTGAGAGCGAACTGAGAGACAACTTTACTGTTGTCTGGAACAAGTGGATTGCTGAAGTCTCCCGTGGTACTCCAGAACGTCCTCAGGAACAGGTGGATATTGATGTGGAAATTGAAGATGTCCTTCTAGAGCACTTTAAGGAGCCAGGTTTCCAGGAACGGATCAGGTCATATCCCAAAGGCAGACAATTTTGTTTCAACTTAGAGAAACATTTTATGATAAATAAGCATTCTGGTGTCACTACTAAGAAGATTCGTGATGCTGATGTGATCAGGTTGCAGCACATCACAGACAAGATCATAATGAGTGTGAAGACAAATATTGATAAGAAGGAACAGGAGAAACGTGATTACTGTCGAAGTTTTATTCATGAAATACTCAATGAAGTACAAGAAGGTGTGAAGTCTGTACCCAGTGAtacaaaatgtacttttaaCAAAGAGTACAGCATCGATTTGTCTCTGTATCTGTGCAAAATGGCAGCAGAGAGGTTTAAAGCCATGCACGAAGCATTCCAAAAGGCAAATGACCCAGTCGTGTACCTGAGCAGCAAGAGAGAAGATTTCCTCCAATGTTTCCAGATTTCCTGCCAAGGAGCCACTTCAATCACAACTTTTGCGTGTTTCCTTTGTGACAAGATTGAACCAGCTCTTCGCCAGGCAGTCTATGAGAGGACGGCTAAAGACATTGCTGAGGACATGCAGGGCAGATTCCCAGATTtcaggggcagcagagccaaTCTGGAAGTTTGCATCCTGAGATACCTGGCAGAAGAAGAGAATTTTGAGTATTTCAAGCAGTACCTTAAGTTTCCAAAAGAGTTTTTTCAGAGTTACATTGAGAGACGAGTGAAGAGTCACTGTTTAGATGGGAACAGGAGGCTGGAGAAGTTTTTATGTTCCTCCCTTAATCTTCTCTATCGAAACATCCTGTCTGCTGTTTCTTTATCAACCCAAATTGtcaaagacagaaaagacagagaagatAAAATCTCTCTTTTGTTGGATGAATTTTGCAGGCAGCTGACAGAGGTGATCAGCTTGCCCAGAAGTGACATGAAGGGCATTGAGCACCAGGAGGTCACAGACATTGAGTTCCTGAGTAGTGCCATGGTAGGCAATCTGAGTGACCTGAGGGACAGGCTCCTGAAAGAATTTGCTGATGCTGACATGAGCTCATTTTCAACACAGCCTCACACCATCCTGGCAGAGCAGTTTGTGGGGTGCTGGGAACAGTGTCCCTTTTGTGGGGCTGTCTGCACAAACACCATGCAGGGGCATGATGGAGACCATCAGCTGATCTTCCATCGCCTACGAGCTTTTGTGGGAGCCAAGTGGAATGAGACGGACCACCTGGTCATTGATATTTGTTCCAGTCTTGTTGCAAGTGATGGCTTATTCAAAGTTGGTGACAGTGAATTGATCCCGTACAAGACATACCGTCATGCTGGATGTCCTTTTTCCACTTGGAACATTCTTCCTGATTCATCCACGCAGGCGTACTGGAAATGGTTTGTGTCTCATTTCAGGACACAGCTGGAAGCTTTGTACAATGGGAAATTTCAGGGCAAAGGAGAAATTCCTGAGGCGTGGCAGAGAATCACCAAGCAGGAAGTACTGTCTGAGCTGGACAGGCGTTAG